Part of the Penicillium digitatum chromosome 4, complete sequence genome is shown below.
CATGCTGTCTCGATTCGGGTAAAACAAAAGTTGACGGCTCATTCGGCGAGATCCTTGTGACGGTGGAGAAGCTCAAGTGGACAATCGACCATGGCGAGAAGGCACTGCTACCAGAGCAGAGGCCGACCAACTTCCTGATGATGTACAAGAAAAACACAGTCACGTACGAACCCCTAGGCGTAGTGGGTGCCTGTGTGTCCTGGAACTACCCGTTACACAACTTCATCGGTCCGATCATCAGCGCGCTTTTTACCGGTAACGCAGTTGTTGTCAAACCGTCCGAGCAGACCGCATGGTCTGCGATCTACTTCCTCGATATGGTGCGTGGTGCGCTCTCTAGCTGTGGCCACTCACGCGATCTGGTCCAGACGCTAGTCTGTCTACCCAATGTTGCCGATGCATTCACATCGCACCCTGATATTGCGCATCTAACCTTCATCGGATCACGACCTGTTGCCCACCATGTCTGCACATCAGCAGCAAAGTCACTAATCCCCGTATGTGTCGAGCTGGGGGGCAAAGACCCAGCTGTGATCTTGGACGACTCCCGCACTCTCCGAAACCTCTCTTCCATCGCGTCTCTCCTCATGCGCGGCGTCTTCCAATCTTCTGGCCAGAACTGCATCGGTATCGAGCGTATTATCGCTCTTCCCAGCGCATATGAACGCCTCATCGAAATTGTAACCCCACGCATTCAAAATCTACACCTCGGCTCTGTCCTGCTCGATACCGCAACCCCAGACGTTGGTGCGATGATCTCACCTGTCTCCTTTGCCAATCTTGAGACACTAATCAACGAAGCGGTGCAACAAGGCGCACGTCTCCTTGCCGGCGGCACCGAACATAAACACCCAGTCCACCAACACGGCCACTACTTTACACCAACCCTGCTAGTTGACGTGACACGCGACATGCGTATCGCGCAGACAGAGCTCTTCGCCCCCGTGTTCCTCATGATGCGTGCCGAGTCCGTATCCGACGCAATCGCTATCTCAAACTCAACTCCCTACGCACTAGGCGCCAGCGTCTTCGGGCACCGACAAGCGGACGTGCAAGCTTGCGTGTCGAAAATCTCCGCCGGGATGGTAGCGATCAACGACTTCGGTGCCTTTTACGCTGTGCAGCT
Proteins encoded:
- a CDS encoding Oxidoreductase (Msc7), putative, which produces MGCLVSHIPGSLRILLEAYAPPGSVEYAPHIGVALTSFVAVYVGYLYLQSWREAAVVFNVPIPFEVRKNGSIKAWDEVQGQPKLVLQDQARGKWSHQLIMSYCPADGRVLGDGIKPATVEDINEVVRVAKAAQPEWAKTTFAERRKVLRTLLKYVLDHQEDLVTACCLDSGKTKVDGSFGEILVTVEKLKWTIDHGEKALLPEQRPTNFLMMYKKNTVTYEPLGVVGACVSWNYPLHNFIGPIISALFTGNAVVVKPSEQTAWSAIYFLDMVRGALSSCGHSRDLVQTLVCLPNVADAFTSHPDIAHLTFIGSRPVAHHVCTSAAKSLIPVCVELGGKDPAVILDDSRTLRNLSSIASLLMRGVFQSSGQNCIGIERIIALPSAYERLIEIVTPRIQNLHLGSVLLDTATPDVAVQQGARLLAGGTEHKHPVHQHGHYFTPTLLVDVTRDMRIAQTELFAPVFLMMRAESVSDAIAISNSTPYALGASVFGHRQADVQACVSKISAGMVAINDFGAFYAVQLPFGGVRGSGYGRFAGEEGLRGLCNLKAVCADRFPTLIGTGIPPRVDYPIQNRDNAADAKGGVAAWEMCKGIVETGYQLTLDGRLAGILRLLRNL